AAGAGCAGATCTACAATCGCGTCTCGCTGGGCCTGGTCGCCCTCTACATGGAGCGGCTCAAGGAGAAGCCAGACCTCAAGGGCATCCTCAAGGTGCGCGTCCAGGTGGACGAGACGGGGCACGCGACCCAGGTGGCCGTGGTGTACGACAGCCTCGGGGACGCGCTGCTCGCTGGGCATGCGTACTTCGCGTTCCTGGACGCGCAGTACCCTCCTGGCCGCGCCGAGCCCGTCTTCCAGTATGTCTTCCGCCCGCCGAAGTAGCCTGGCGGACTCCTCGGGGTCACTGGAGCGTGTCGATGTTCAGCGGGTTCCGCGGGTCGATGGGGCGCATCCACTGACCCTGTCCGACGAGTTACGACTTTATCGACTGCTCTTCAGTCCTCCACCGGGAGGGTGAAACGGAAGGTGGCGCCCTGGCCCGTCTCGCTCTCCACCCAGATGCGGCCACCGTGGCGCTCGACGAGGTGCCGGCTGATGTAGAGCCCGAGCCCCAATCCGCCAAAGCCAGAGACGGGGGCATTCCGGGCCCGGAAGAAGCGCTCGAAGAGGTGCGCCTGTTGGTCCGCCGGGATGCCGATTCCGGAGTCCGCGACGGAGACGATCGCCTCCGCTCCTTTCCCGGTGAGCGCGACGCGGATCGGCCCTTTCTGGGGGCTGTACTTGCGGGCGTTCTCCAGCAGGTTCGTCAGCACCTGCTGGAGCCTGCCCCGGTCTCCCTGGACGACGAGCTCCTCCCCGTATTCCTCGTACTCCAGCGGGTGATGGAGACTGCGCGGGCGGAAGTCGGCCAGCACCTCGCGGATGAGCTCCTGGAGCGACAGGCGCTCGCGCTCCAGCTCCAGCAGGCCCGCCTCGATCTGCGAGGAGTCCAGCATGTCGGAGATCACCCCCGTGAGCCGCTCCACCTGGGTGAGTGCCTTCTGCGCGAGCTGGGGCGGGACGGGCTGCCCGGCGGCGCATCGCTGCTCGAGCCTCTGCAGGTGGAGCTTGATGGGCGTGAGGGGAGTCTTCAGCTCGTGCGAGGCGATGGAGAGGAAGTCATCCCGGATCCGGATGGCCTCGTGGGCCTCCCGCAACAGCCGCTCCCGCTCCACCTGCGCGAGGCGCTCCTGCGTCAACTCGACGACCACGGCGCCGACGCCCACGACCTTTCCGCTCTTCATCCGAACGGGGTAGTAGCTGACGCGCCAGTATCTCAACTGGCCCGGGGTGGCTGGGACCTCGAGCGCCATGTCCAATCCGATGACGGGCTCTCCGGTCTCCATGACCCGACGCATGAGGGGCTCGATGGTGCTCGCCGCGTACGGCGTCATCTCGCGGAGCTCCCGGCCCACCTCCTCTTCCCGGGTCTTGCCGTGGAGCGCGGCCAGCGCGTCGTTGGTCCGGATGAAGCGCAGGTCGCGGCCGAGGAAGCCCAGTCCGATGGGCGCGTTGTTCAGGAAGGTGTCGAGCAGGGCGAACGACTCCTCCATCTGCTCGCGCGCGTTCTGCTCGGCCGCGAACAACCGCTCCTGCTCCGCCTTGGCGTGGCGCTCCTCCGTGACATCCCGGTAGCTCCAGACGCGTCCGATGATGGTGCTTCCCAGCCGCTGGGGGAGCGAGGTGCGCTCGAGGATGCGTCCGTCGAGGAACTCGACGGTATCGACGTACACCTGGTCGGAGACCACGAACATCTCGTGAAGCCGCGTGATGAACCGCTCCGGGTCCTTGACCAGGGGGGCGGCGGCGGTGACCGCCTTCGTGACGTCCATGTTCACCAGCAGGACGTCATCGGGGAGCCCCCAGAGCTGCTGGAACCGCTTGTTGTAGGCGGTGAGCCGCTGGTTCGTGTCCACCACGATCACTCCATCCCCGATGGAGTCGAACGTGGCGCGCAGCACCGAGGCCGCCCGCTCCAGCTTCTCCCGGGCCCGGCGCTCCTCCGTGATGTCGCGGTAGCTCCAGATGCGTCCGATGATGGTGCTCCCCAGCCGTTGGGGCATCGAGGTGCGCTCGAAGACGCGCCCGTTGCGGAGCTCGACGATGTCGACGCCCTCCATGTCGGGATCCGAATACATCTCACGGATCCGTGCGCTGAAGCGCTCCGGGTCCTTGACCTGGGCGAGCGCGATCTCGAGGGACTTCTGGGTGTCTGGCGCCCCTTGCAGAGCGTCGTCGGGGAACTCCCAGAGCTGTTGGAACCGCTTGTTGTAGGCGGTGAGCCGCTGCTCCTTGCTCACCACGAGCACGCCATCCGTGATGGAATCGAACGTGGCGCGTAGCAGCGAGACCGTCTGCTCCAGCTTCTCCCGGGCCTGGCGCTGCTCGGTGACATCCACCATGATGCCGCGGAGC
This is a stretch of genomic DNA from Archangium violaceum. It encodes these proteins:
- a CDS encoding PAS domain-containing sensor histidine kinase, which encodes MDSSLAPTPGWGDEVPLEGRDLEEVLHHLPWLTKALRTALTGKETVCESGEPTRRLRALVLPVFGDADQCLGACARLSAIETVRPEAARHEALEQELTRTQQQYEELLNALDCIVWEADVGFRFTFVNRQAERLLGYSPLQWIQEPDFWENHVHAEDRGWAQAYCMKATRERRPYEFEYRMVAADGRLVWLRAHVTVLFEEGQPPKLRGIMVDVTEQRQAREKLEQTVSLLRATFDSITDGVLVVSKEQRLTAYNKRFQQLWEFPDDALQGAPDTQKSLEIALAQVKDPERFSARIREMYSDPDMEGVDIVELRNGRVFERTSMPQRLGSTIIGRIWSYRDITEERRAREKLERAASVLRATFDSIGDGVIVVDTNQRLTAYNKRFQQLWGLPDDVLLVNMDVTKAVTAAAPLVKDPERFITRLHEMFVVSDQVYVDTVEFLDGRILERTSLPQRLGSTIIGRVWSYRDVTEERHAKAEQERLFAAEQNAREQMEESFALLDTFLNNAPIGLGFLGRDLRFIRTNDALAALHGKTREEEVGRELREMTPYAASTIEPLMRRVMETGEPVIGLDMALEVPATPGQLRYWRVSYYPVRMKSGKVVGVGAVVVELTQERLAQVERERLLREAHEAIRIRDDFLSIASHELKTPLTPIKLHLQRLEQRCAAGQPVPPQLAQKALTQVERLTGVISDMLDSSQIEAGLLELERERLSLQELIREVLADFRPRSLHHPLEYEEYGEELVVQGDRGRLQQVLTNLLENARKYSPQKGPIRVALTGKGAEAIVSVADSGIGIPADQQAHLFERFFRARNAPVSGFGGLGLGLYISRHLVERHGGRIWVESETGQGATFRFTLPVED